GTATAAGTTtgcttttcaataataataataaataatatatatcaacAAGTAGCCAACACATGTTTCATTTAAAGTATGTTTATGGTGTAAAGTGTATAACTTTACAAATTTTACTATTATATGTTTCTGACTTTGAAATTTTCTATTATATGTGTGCAAGTTATGAAAACATCTTCAAAACTTAGAAGATAGACAATAAGAAATTTCGAGGTGTACAAAGCTAGTAAGAAAACGTATAAAGTTTTATACaagttaaaattattaacattaaaaacCATGGTTATGAATGATGACTTACTCTCAAAATGAAGCCTTCAGAGGACCAAACATTGGAGCAAATAAGTGTAGATGTATCAAAAAAGATTTGAGCATTAAGATTCTGAAGAATTGAACTTGTGCATGAGTCTTGAATTATTTGTGAATTAATCACATTTAAAGAGCTTATAATCAACAATATATGAAGGTTTGAGAGTATATTCATGATGGGTGTTTTCTTGTTCACATACATCTCTCTCTCCCACTTTACATGTTAAATCTATCATGATATTAAGGGCATGATGGAAAGGGCATAATGGTAAATAAAAAATGATGATTTTCCACAAGCATTTGGTCTTTTAAggaaatagatatagatatagactaCATACTATGGAGTGGTTGACTTTGGCTTGATAAATTATTATAAATGAGTGGTTAGTATTTGTAATTTGGAGTTGATTTTTAGGAAAAACATATATAGTAGTCGTAtaggatatgtggtggagattatGGTAAAGATTAAAAGTTCAActgttaattttatttttattttataaattaaaattattatcttatcaataATAAACTTATGTGCTAAATTCCAATTGCCCATATATGTTAACCTCCAAACTCTAAAATAGGGAAATTCAACATAACAATGAAATCTAATTAAATGAATTTTCATTAAGCATTATATTGTaactacaattataattataatggagATATAAGAAAGACAAATATTGTGAGTGTAGTAATGTTCTAAACAATAAGTATTTGATAATATCTTCTTAGTAGTTTTTAACCAAAAAATAGTATGGAAAGGCAATTTACCTTCACGAGGTAGCGTAAGAAAAAGCAGTGAGCAACTCTTACCCTTTTTTAACTAGTTGGTAACCTATTAAATCATCCATATTTAATTGTCACTTTTGTcttaggtgctgtttgttttttaagatgttttggtCTGAATATCTGCGGCccatgtctgtaaagaagatgCGGTCTAAAGGTCTGTATGCTAAATtgtgaagactgtttgtttttatgtctgcaaaataacttaattctgtctgcagcacttagaagcatatttctaagtttgcgaggctgcagacataataacacattattttattttatgtcttcagaaaaacaaactgtcTGCAGTAAAAACGTCTGCGAGCAcgaagacataagacataataagatctgcagacagaaaaacaaacaacacctaaatAATGGAAAAATCATCTATAAGCTAATGGTTAGTTATGTACTATTGTTTGTTCAATATTAgctcttagtttttttttttttttaaaaagcaaaaTAGATAAAAGAAATGTAATAATAATGTATAAACATGAATATGAATGAATTTGATAATATTTGTTTGGTAAGCATCGCCCAACTGTCGTGTGATTAAAATTGTATTCAAATTTTAGGACCACTTGAATATGGTAGATATCAATATAACAAGTTTAAAGTATGTTGTTTAATAATGTTAACCATCATAAGATAATGACGTAATATCTTTACGAGAATCTATATTTAATAAAATCTACTCCGATCCGTTTAACAGTTTTGtttaataaaattgttattatttgaaaataaataaatttttCAAACACGaattttccaataataataatataataattggtAATTGGTAATGATACATAATaagaaaaaaatcaaaaataacaTAATCAAAAAACTTTATTGAAATTGTCGTAAAGAAGAAGTTGTGACCGCAAGTCAATACTAGATCAGTAGATCACATTTGTAATTTTGGCCACACATCAGTTTTATTCGGAGTAATGTCCACATTTTTCTAGTAATTTTCATTTTCTTTTATGAGaaccatataaatataaatataaatataaatataataacatatatttatataaaaccatataTGAATATATGATTATCGAAAATAGATTTGAGAAAAGAAGTTGCTCTTTATATTGCAATCCAAAAATTTGTTATTCACTCAAAAAGATTCTAGCTAATATAAGAACTTTTTCAGAAAAAGGTTGTTTCGACTTTTGACCCTTCTCAAAAAATCGCAGCTCCATCAAGTTTCAGTTTATTTGTAAAATTGACATTTTATAAAAATCCATATTTTAAGCTAAGCCATAAAAACGTACATTTGAAAAGAACCCTAAATAATGACACCCAACGTGTTTCGGCGCGAATAGTACTTGTTGCCTTAGGAGTCAGTCGCTGAGTGGAAGCTCTTTACGAATCTGAGTGCAGGTTCGAGCCTCATTCATGTCATGAATTTACACCTTTTGCCACTACGAAGTTAATCCCATTCCCGGCACATAAGGAGTATTCAGTTAAGGCACAGACAGAACTTGAACCCAACTACAGATAGAGCGGTTGCCCAAATCTAATAAAGGGTAAACACTAATAAACACTTTTTTTAGtaatcttttttattttatttttgtaaaatTCAGATGGGGCGGGTGCCCCTACGTGTTCCAAGATACTCCGCCACTAGGTTAAGGTATTTGAGAGGCATTCAACTCTTACATGGTGAATTCGATGAGCTTTCATAGAAACAACATAGACTGAGTATCTCTACCGATCTGCACCTTTGCAAACACTTATCTTACGTTGATTATTTAGTTACTTTTGCTTTGACTCGAACTTCCTACCACACATGGCCCAGTTAGCATTGCTTTGACTTAAAACCATGACCCATTAGAGTTGGACCATATAAACTAAGTACATGATAGATGGATTAAAAGATTAGACTCTGAAATCATTCAAGACTACCAAAGCACCAAGAACCCTAGTATTTGTTGAATGTAATAGCACATATTTCCTTTTGTGATCAATGTATATGAATGTACTAAGGTTACTTGTACAAAGTTGAGTTCGGACCTGCAAAAGATTGAGGTCCATTATTGGCAGCCTCATCTTCAGTTCTCACCCTCCTATAAAATAACACATAAGCAGCATTTGTCTTCACTTCATCCTCGTTAATCGCCGATATGTGACTGTCATCAAAGTTATACCAACGGTTTTCATCCACAAGCTGCATGAGACAACCAAAATTAATCACAATAAATACCAACAAGAACAAACCATTGAACTAGAGATGACAATATCGATTGGATGATGCTGTATCTCCAACGAGCCAAATGTATTAAGCTATAAGATTTAACTTAACACATTAAGTCGGGTTATATTTAGAAAATAAAACATATGGGTGAAAACAAGAACTAAAAGCACATTAAAATTGTAGGGTTTAAAAACCGCCTTTGTGGCCCAATGGTGCACGGTTGGAGGTCAGGGTTCGATCCCTGGCTCCGTAAAAAAGTCCGTGAGGGAGGTTTAACTGTCCCGTACACAAGAATTCCAACTGATCCACATGCCCTTATGGATTGATGGATCAGGGGTCCCTGTTATGCGGCTCGAGTTTCCGCCCAGAAACGCGTGTGCGCGTGGAAAATGATCGGGTGGGTGGTTTCTATTCCCGTCAGTGATTCCCAACccagctttccaaaaataaaaaattGTAGGGTTTATGAGCTGACCTTAATATGTGCAGTGTAGTGGCCACTTCCCATGCTGCCAAAATGATTGGTTAAGGCATAAAGTTGATATACTTGACGGTTAGTGTTGTTTTTGTTTGCAACGTAATCTGTCACGTCAAAATCACGAATAGGGAAGTTGACAAATGTTTCTAGCTTATGCTTCATTGATCTGCTATATGAAAATCTTTTTAAGTGTATCACAAGCACTTCAGGAAGCCTCCAAAGATCTAACTTTTTACTTGCCTGCCTTCGCTCTTTACATTGAGGACAGTACCTGCACCAATGACAAAtaataaacaaaatataaaaatatataatataattaaaatataattagatAGCAGAATTAAACAGATGCTTACCACATGTCTTCAGGTACCAATGGCTCCTCACGTAAGAAAGCTTCTAAGCATGCGTACAAAGATAAAGGTTCTAAGCGCATTTTCTTTGAGGGACCATATTTGTGAACTTCTGGCAACTTTTCTAGGTATTGTGTATCGTATTTTCTCAACAGTTTCGGTGACCAATCGATAAAAAGCAGTACGGACATCAATGTTGAAGGTAACCTTACAGTTCTTTCTTCTCCAACCGAAAGATCAATACATGCATTGTTTCCATCAACCAATTTTAGAGGAAGTTTTAAAGGTTCAGTCTCCATATCATTGTCATTATTTTCTTTACAAGTTGAATCATCTACTGATGATGTGTCGCTATCAGGTTGGTCTGGTTCGGATCTTAACATTGGGGAGAGCATTGTGTTAACTATGAGTTGAAGATCGCCTCTTGTTATAGTTGCATCTGAAGATACGGGGAAAACAAGTGGGGTTCCGTACGGTTTCCATCCGGTTGTGCCTCGTGCATTTCCGGTCTCCcttaaaaacaaaaaataaaaataaaatgatgagACAGATTCCAAATATATACTAACAAGCACATATGTAGGTAAGATACATGCTgaaaaataaatttaattatataaaactcATCAAACAATGGAACACACTGGAGTAAAACTATTAAACAATAAGATTATGGGTGGACAAAGGATAAACGTGGCGATTTTGACCCATTTTCATAATAATGGGTCAATTCTAGTTAAAACAAAAATCCTTCTAAATCACTTTACTTAAGAGGTTACACTATTGAAATGATACTATTGTTACAATTATCTTGTTACGATCATATATGTAACTTGACACTATATACGTTATAGATCAAACTCAATAAATCTTTCTGATCAACTCAATAAGACCAGCTTGTATCGAAAATTACCCATTTGGACCCATTTTGTCACCTCAAAAACATAagatgtaaactttgaaacaatcacaCACAACTTCTTTCTTGTATCCTAATCTAATAAACAGTATTGGGAACTATCCTAAATATGCTTTCTTCAGAGTTCACATTAAAACGAATAGATTCTACTTTTGACTTTTGAGTGGTAATGTAAACTTACAGTTCTTCTCGACGGTGTATCAACTGAAGAAATTTAATGTTTTTCATAGATTTGGGGATCTTATAAGCACTAAGATGATCATCGTCTTTTATAGATGATAATGACATTAGAGGATCTTCTAAAAACTGATGAATCAAATGGTTCTTTATctgtaaacaaaaaaaaaaaatcaattagcAAGTCAGTAAGCAAATCAACTCACTCATTTACTCTTATATTTAACAACCAATGACTGAATAAAATGTTTACCTCAACTATAAATACTTTTTCATTGTGCTTTAAACCACATGCATTGCTAAGTGCTTGAATCAAGTCCCTTAAACGTCCCTGTTTTGGTACAGTTACCGTGCAGGTAGTCGGCACGCTACTTCCATCACAACTAAAAACCGTCGCTGTCATACTACGAGTGGTAGTTGATTGAAGCGGCAAAGAGAGATACATGAACGGGTCAAATGTTACAGAAATCTTCTCGCATACTGGGCAAACCAAAGTTGACTTATATTGACCCTGTTAGTCAAAAGATTAAATAAAAATACTAGGTCCTAACTACCGGACATAAACAACAAAACTGACAGTCAATGAACTGCTTACGATTACACAAGCTCCTAAGACTTATTCAGTTAATGCTTTAAATTATTATAAGAAATAATAATATACTTGTAAAACAGTTTTTAAAGACGGAAAAAAACTTACTTGGCAGACATCAACAATTATTGAATCGTTGCGCGCAATGTGATTTGCCCAGTACTCATCAGCAACTTGTTCATCAGGTCGACCATCAGCATCTTTGGACTTAATGTAAGGTTTGTGTTTGACGCGGTTCAGATCTTCATGAAGTCCATCAAGCAAAAATGCCAAAAGTTCCTAAAGtaaataaaaacaatatttttcatttaaaaaattatattaatttCAAGGAAGTTTTAAGGGTCAAAACAAACCTGAGAATCGTGCTGATTGTATCCACTAAATTGTGGTGCAAAACGAGCAAGCTTTGCTTTAAATTGGCGAGGGGCAAACGGAGTCCGTCCTGGGGCCCATAACTTCCTCAATAACTCCCCAAATGCTAGAGCAAGCTCACCCTACATACGTAATAAGTCAAAACGAGTTTGGTGTTTGGCCCGCCAACACATTTGTAAGGATTTTATAAAAATCTTCCTAGCAACACGCGTTAACTGCATTTACAACTCTTATCTTTACAAAATACTGATAATCTtgaataaataaacaaataaaaaaaaaaccaaTTTAGTACGCAGGTAGTATTTTTTTGAATGAATCAAACAATTTAACCCACACCCAACCCGATCCGATTGCCAGGTGTACCCGTTTGACATGAAATCTCTAAAGTGCAACCCTGATCAACCTACTCTAATATAAATGGGTAATAATTGCCACCTATACTTACCACCATCCCTAGAGGGTTATGCCAGTTGATCTCTTGATGATAATCTTCTCTGAAATATCTTGCAAATTCTGGTGTATGAACAAGACATTGTATAGCACTGTTCATAAAACAAGTGTTCCCAAAATTCAACAATCCAGTTAGACCAACAGAAGATCCCCGTGTACTAACACCAACGGTCAGCGGTGTCTTATCTTCTGATTCTTTGATTGAAGAAGACAAACTCTGAAACTCTGAATTGTTGTTCATAGCCAAAACCTTGCTTGTAGAGGAACCGATAGCAGTTGAATAGTTTGACTTGGACGGATCTACAGGTGCCATTGGCTCTTTTTTATCAAAGCCATTTTCATGAAGATTACTTGTACAAGCACCACCATTGTCAATGACTTCCACCATGATCTGCATTCAGAATTTACACATAcagatatagatatagaatatattAAAACATTAAGTAAAATCTGGCAGATAAGTCAAACAGATAGCATGATGATTGATGGAGTGCAAAGGATAGGGGCGGTTAACAGTCAAAATGTTGGGTCcaaaaatatttatatcttttgaagaaatatatgttataaataattttaaaaaatttagaaTAAGAATGATTCATTAACCCATTTGACTGTTTCCTTTTATGTTCattattttaatttctaataatacccATTAGACCACTGGTGGATAAAACATTAACCCATTCAtgagtaaatgggtcaaaattgccaccCCTGGCATTAATATGTTCTTTGAACTTAATTAACAAGAAAAACCAAGTAATATGGGGTTAAGTGTTTGATTTTATTTCTCTCCACATTACATGTATTCAAAGTAGCACTTTGTAGTTGTTTTTACAAACTAGACGATAACAAAATCATGAACCAAAAAATTGTCTATATGGGGAAGATTATATATGGAAGAGTGACCATATTATAAAAAAAGGGAGGGTAAAATTCGAAACTATCTATTTTAATAATCTAGCCCCTTATGACCCATAGTATGAAGGCATTGTTAAAAGAGAACGTGATTCTGACATTCAGCAATAAAGTATacacatatgtattatgtatattgTTGAAATCATTGGTATAATCTTTAATGCAAAAGGAAATTGACACACATGAAGTTACTCACATCCTGATCCATTTGTATGTTATAATCATCAAGCATCTTATCCAAGTCATTCATCACAGCATGTTTTCGAAGACTGTAGTAGTCCCAAATGCTTACCTAATGGAGCAAAAAAGGAAACAAATCATGAACTATTTATAACATATACAGTAGTCAAGATATGCTTATTCAAATTTGATGATATACATTGAAAACTTACTTGCTCCTTATTAAGCTGAAATATCTCACAAGCCTTTTTATGTAGGCCTCCAATTGTTTCCTGCTCAAAAGAGTTCGGGTCTTAAAATGTTAAGTACAACAATAAAATATAATATAGTGAGCTACAGATATACCTTCTTGCTAATTCTTATCGAACACTGGTTGTTGTTTGGCATCAGGTGTAGTCTAAGGCGTAGAGGATATACTTCTACAGTTAATTCAGATTGCGCTTCACCACAGCTTATCACTTTTCGTGCCAATTTAGGCCCCCCTCCATACCTGCACCTCAAGAATCACTATAAGCATGAAACTTAGAGCAAGCAATTGTGACCCATTTACTTTTCGGTTGATTAATCAGGGTCGTGCCTTATATCAGACAACAAAAATCAAAACTTGATCTAAAGGGAGAACTGGTCATATGAATTGAGAAATCAAACAAGTAGAAAATTGGCTAAAATCTTTAAAACACATTattaaaatgaaaaaataaaaaaaaatcaagaaagTATTTGTACATCGATCAAACTAAACAGACCCGTTTCGACCAGTAAGAACTGAcccaacacccattttgacacgtTACTCAACCCACCCATCTTGCCAACTCAGATGAAATTCTCAGGTCTCGTGTCCTAGCTGGTGAAAACAAGATGCAACAGCAACCCTACGCGCCTCTAGTGTCATTTCTTATATATACAGCCTCCCTAACTCATTGCTTGATATCAAGAGCAGCGTTTTATCAATGTATGATAACGATGTATCATGTAGGGCTATATAAAAGGATGTAGTTGCATCGTTATGTCTTTGATAGCTGATTTTGTTATTAACACGCGTTTTTATTATGAAGAGACACTTTCCATTAAGTCAAGTAAAAcaaaatttgtaaatatataacgGAATAGAACATATAAATTTAGAGCAAGTTCAAACTAACCATGCGCAAAACTGGTCCCATGTTGCTTCGGGGACCAATATATAATCTGTGTGTTCCTGTAATGTATCATGGAGCTCAATACCCATATTTGAACTCCCATCATAGATTAAATTAGAATTATCGATGCTTGATGGCCTATTTGGTGCACTTGAGCTGCCTAAATTCTTATAATCTGAAGATGATCCATCATTTGTGCTAACTGTCTTATGATGAGTAACATAAGCAATCCAATTTTCCCACCATCTGTCAAATATAAAGTCAAAGAAACTAAATATTCAAATGATGGGTAAAAGAAAAAAGCACCTTAAAGAAATGTTGTACCAACTTCAATAGATAGGCGTGATATACACGATCTAACTGCCAAATGCTAGGCTATAAACTATACAGAAATTAAGGTTGGCAAAATTATAAATTTCTTGTAATTCGGCCTTCACTTCTAAAAGATCAGTAGTAAATATAGATTACCACAGATAAGttatttgacatcttgcaaagatACATTATTAGCatactaaatacataaaacaatgatGGAAACTGGCAAACTGCTTGAAATTAAGTGGCGTCTCTAAGCTACTATATTAACTCTGAAGGATCATGGCTCTATCTATATGCTGATAATTGGACAGACATACTTTACATTAAGGTTTCATATATATCTATTGTCCATTAAATATACAAATTTAACCGGATTAAGTGGGCATACTGGCATCTCTACGACACGTAGCCCTAAGAGCAATAAATTAAAGTTATAGCAATCAACAAagacatatatataatcatattcgaacATACTGCTTCATTATAAATTTACAAAAAAAGACTTTTAAACTTAACATTTTCCTTACAAAAAAGGCAAAAAGATAAGTCTACATATTCCTACAGTTTGGACCTAAAAGTATAGGCAAGTGTAGTTGTGAATGTTTTAAATATCAGGGGTAAGTGTGTTTATACATCGCCAAGAATGAATGATGGTTCAAACTTTAATACAGAAAGTTTATCCACGATAACTGCAATTTGATATGTATATATGCCACTACAGAAATATATACGTGAATTAATTATAATTGTAGATCTAGATTAGCTGCAAAGTGCACCattcaaggttgtaaaagtcatgAGACGGAGACGAGTCGATTGGGACCTAGGAATGCACCATGCAAGGTTGTAAAAGTTGTGAGACGGAGGTAAGTCGATTGGGACCTTGGAACGACTAGTCGGTTGAGTCGGGGACTAATCGGACGTTCAgtcgttgactaactttgacttttagtaataaatatattaaacacacGCGCCAGCACTCGCGCCGCGCATGAATATATCAatcataaatatttcaaacatttaTATATAAGGCACACAATCTAATTTTAGAAAATATTACAATTTTGACCTAAATCTGACCAACCTTGACTTTAACCGAGTCAAACCGACTTTGCCCCAACTTTTTAGCGTTGACCgaatttttcgacatttttt
The window above is part of the Rutidosis leptorrhynchoides isolate AG116_Rl617_1_P2 chromosome 1, CSIRO_AGI_Rlap_v1, whole genome shotgun sequence genome. Proteins encoded here:
- the LOC139882958 gene encoding ubiquitin carboxyl-terminal hydrolase 5-like, translated to MAPACGISPVEELHTITSISMKIEAQTKEGDTFCLVSSRWWENWIAYVTHHKTVSTNDGSSSDYKNLGSSSAPNRPSSIDNSNLIYDGSSNMGIELHDTLQEHTDYILVPEATWDQFCAWYGGGPKLARKVISCGEAQSELTVEVYPLRLRLHLMPNNNQCSIRISKKETIGGLHKKACEIFQLNKEQVSIWDYYSLRKHAVMNDLDKMLDDYNIQMDQDIMVEVIDNGGACTSNLHENGFDKKEPMAPVDPSKSNYSTAIGSSTSKVLAMNNNSEFQSLSSSIKESEDKTPLTVGVSTRGSSVGLTGLLNFGNTCFMNSAIQCLVHTPEFARYFREDYHQEINWHNPLGMVGELALAFGELLRKLWAPGRTPFAPRQFKAKLARFAPQFSGYNQHDSQELLAFLLDGLHEDLNRVKHKPYIKSKDADGRPDEQVADEYWANHIARNDSIIVDVCQGQYKSTLVCPVCEKISVTFDPFMYLSLPLQSTTTRSMTATVFSCDGSSVPTTCTVTVPKQGRLRDLIQALSNACGLKHNEKVFIVEIKNHLIHQFLEDPLMSLSSIKDDDHLSAYKIPKSMKNIKFLQLIHRREELETGNARGTTGWKPYGTPLVFPVSSDATITRGDLQLIVNTMLSPMLRSEPDQPDSDTSSVDDSTCKENNDNDMETEPLKLPLKLVDGNNACIDLSVGEERTVRLPSTLMSVLLFIDWSPKLLRKYDTQYLEKLPEVHKYGPSKKMRLEPLSLYACLEAFLREEPLVPEDMWYCPQCKERRQASKKLDLWRLPEVLVIHLKRFSYSRSMKHKLETFVNFPIRDFDVTDYVANKNNTNRQVYQLYALTNHFGSMGSGHYTAHIKLVDENRWYNFDDSHISAINEDEVKTNAAYVLFYRRVRTEDEAANNGPQSFAGPNSTLYK